One stretch of Muribaculum intestinale DNA includes these proteins:
- a CDS encoding ABC-F family ATP-binding cassette domain-containing protein produces the protein MIAVNNLGQQFGKRVLFQDVNLKFTPGNCYGIIGANGAGKSTLMRILSDELTPTHGNVTQGPGERMSVLEQDHFKFDEFTVMDTVLQGHTVLWDIIKEKDAIYAKADFTDEDGVRAAELEEKFAELEGWNAESDAAALLSGLGIKEDKHYMLMKDLSGNEKVRVLLAKALFGNPDNLLLDEPTNDLDLDTVAWLEDYLSKFENTVLVVSHDRHFLDSVCTHTLDIDYNKVTLFAGNYSFWYESSQLALRQQQQQNKKAEEKRKELLEFIQRFSANVAKSKQTTSRKKMLEKLNIEEIQPSSRRYPGIIFTPSREPGNKILEVHGLTASVDGELLFKDVNFQVEKDDKVVFLSRDPRAMTALFEIINGNRKADAGTYDWGQTITTAYLPLDNSEFFNTDLNLVDWLCQWSNDSSEIYLKGFLGKMLFSGEEVLKKASVLSGGEKMRCMIARMMMTDANTLILDSPTNHLDLESIQAFNNTLQSFKGNVLFASHDHEFIQTVANRIIELTPNGIIDKMMDYDDYITDERVAASRERLYAK, from the coding sequence ATGATAGCGGTAAACAATCTCGGCCAACAGTTTGGCAAACGCGTTTTATTCCAGGATGTTAACCTGAAGTTCACCCCCGGCAACTGCTATGGCATCATCGGTGCTAACGGTGCAGGAAAGTCTACTCTTATGCGCATTCTCAGCGATGAGCTAACTCCTACTCATGGCAACGTGACCCAAGGCCCCGGAGAACGCATGTCGGTACTCGAACAGGACCACTTCAAATTTGACGAATTTACCGTTATGGATACCGTACTTCAGGGCCATACCGTGCTTTGGGATATCATCAAGGAAAAGGATGCCATATATGCAAAGGCCGACTTTACAGATGAGGACGGTGTAAGAGCGGCCGAACTTGAGGAAAAGTTTGCCGAACTTGAGGGATGGAATGCCGAAAGCGACGCAGCCGCACTGCTGAGCGGTCTGGGCATAAAAGAAGACAAACATTATATGCTGATGAAAGACCTCAGCGGTAATGAAAAAGTGCGTGTGCTCCTCGCAAAGGCTCTTTTCGGCAATCCGGACAACCTGCTCCTCGACGAGCCGACCAACGACCTCGACCTCGACACTGTGGCATGGCTTGAGGATTACCTGTCAAAATTCGAGAACACCGTGCTTGTAGTGTCCCACGACCGACACTTCCTCGACTCGGTATGCACCCACACTCTTGATATCGACTACAACAAGGTGACACTGTTTGCCGGCAACTACAGCTTCTGGTATGAATCTTCGCAGCTGGCACTCCGTCAGCAGCAACAGCAAAACAAGAAAGCTGAAGAGAAGCGCAAGGAACTCCTTGAGTTCATCCAGCGATTCTCTGCCAATGTGGCAAAGTCAAAGCAGACAACTTCGCGCAAGAAGATGCTCGAAAAACTCAATATCGAGGAAATCCAGCCATCGTCACGCCGATATCCGGGTATCATCTTCACCCCTTCACGCGAGCCGGGCAACAAAATCCTCGAGGTACATGGTCTTACAGCCTCAGTCGATGGCGAACTTCTGTTCAAGGATGTGAATTTCCAGGTTGAGAAAGATGACAAGGTTGTATTCCTCAGTCGCGACCCGCGTGCGATGACTGCCTTATTCGAGATAATCAACGGCAACCGCAAGGCTGATGCCGGCACCTACGACTGGGGACAGACTATCACCACAGCCTATCTGCCACTTGACAACTCGGAATTCTTCAATACCGACCTCAATCTTGTCGACTGGCTCTGTCAGTGGAGCAACGATTCCAGCGAGATATACCTCAAAGGCTTCCTCGGCAAAATGCTCTTCTCCGGCGAAGAAGTGCTGAAGAAAGCGTCGGTACTCTCCGGTGGCGAGAAGATGCGCTGTATGATTGCCCGCATGATGATGACTGACGCCAATACTCTTATTCTTGACTCGCCCACCAACCACCTCGACCTCGAGTCAATCCAGGCATTCAATAACACCTTACAGTCATTCAAGGGTAATGTTCTCTTTGCATCACACGACCACGAGTTCATCCAGACTGTAGCCAACCGCATCATCGAGCTCACTCCCAACGGCATTATCGACAAGATGATGGACTATGACGACTACATCACCGATGAACGTGTAGCCGCATCCCGCGAACGGCTCTATGCGAAATAA
- a CDS encoding alpha/beta hydrolase, which yields MKFHHIIPIALAICSSAFASGWQPDALFPDYETRTVDQGTDYDGAVRSTIIRKLAQCPGSRRGVLYIHGYNDYFLQDDMGRRFTDSCYNFYAVDLRRYGRSLRPGDPRFDIRDMREYFPDIDSAITDMKRHGIDSIVLMGHSTGGLTTSLYMNEHPDTAIRALVLNSPFLDWNQSKVQEKVLIPAMQCIGRWWPRLTAMPGKSAAYVPTGSTRTEDDTWTIDNDWKPVEWPAINAGWIRAVDSAHDAVQNHSDIRVPILLMHSDRTYRNGDSASLRDSSDTVLDVDDISHYGRRLGPDVTEATVKDGTHDLVRSAPGIREATYRTIFSWLDRKINDKKPTINSK from the coding sequence ATGAAATTTCACCACATTATACCCATAGCGTTGGCCATATGCTCCTCGGCATTTGCTTCCGGATGGCAACCTGACGCACTGTTTCCCGACTACGAGACCAGGACAGTCGACCAAGGCACTGATTACGACGGAGCCGTACGGTCAACCATCATACGCAAACTTGCCCAATGCCCCGGTTCAAGACGCGGAGTATTATATATACATGGCTATAACGACTACTTCCTACAGGATGACATGGGACGGCGTTTCACCGACTCATGCTACAATTTCTACGCCGTCGACCTTCGTCGCTACGGACGCTCACTTCGTCCGGGCGACCCGCGCTTCGACATCCGCGACATGCGTGAATATTTTCCAGATATCGACTCGGCCATAACCGACATGAAGCGACATGGCATTGACTCAATCGTGCTGATGGGGCACTCGACCGGTGGCCTTACCACTTCGCTCTACATGAACGAACATCCCGACACGGCCATACGCGCACTGGTGCTCAACAGTCCGTTTCTCGACTGGAATCAAAGTAAAGTACAGGAGAAAGTGCTCATTCCGGCAATGCAGTGCATCGGACGATGGTGGCCACGCCTTACTGCGATGCCTGGCAAAAGTGCGGCCTATGTCCCTACCGGCTCCACACGAACCGAGGATGACACCTGGACTATCGACAATGACTGGAAACCGGTCGAATGGCCAGCCATAAATGCCGGATGGATACGCGCAGTCGACAGCGCTCACGATGCCGTTCAGAATCACTCAGACATACGTGTCCCCATACTTCTGATGCACAGCGACCGCACATACCGCAATGGAGACAGCGCCTCACTGCGCGACAGTTCCGACACAGTGCTGGATGTCGACGACATATCACACTACGGACGCCGTCTTGGCCCCGATGTCACAGAGGCGACAGTCAAAGATGGTACTCACGACCTTGTACGCTCGGCTCCAGGCATACGCGAGGCCACATACCGCACCATATTTTCATGGCTCGACAGAAAAATAAACGACAAGAAGCCGACAATTAACAGCAAATAG
- the alaS gene encoding alanine--tRNA ligase, with amino-acid sequence MLTAKEIRESYKDFFRSKGHTIVPSAPMVIKDDPTLMFTNAGMNQFKDIILGNKAAKHTRVADSQKCLRVSGKHNDLEEVGMDTYHHTMFEMLGNWSFGDYFKKEAIDWAWEYLVDVLGLDPANLYATVFEGSAEEGLSRDDEAASYWEKHLPADHIINGNKHDNFWEMGDTGPCGPCSEIHIDLRSDEEKAAIPGRDLVNHDHPQVIEIWNLVFMQYNRKADGTLEPLPAKVIDTGMGFERLCMALQGKKSNYDTDVFTPLIDKIGQLAGMEYGKDAKVNIAMRVIADHVRTIAFSIADSQLPGNAKAGYVIRRILRRAVRYAYTFLGQKQAFMYRLVDTLIESMGEAYPELPKQRELIMRVIKEEEDAFLRTLENGIRLLDNAIEQARAKGSTEISGKEAFQLYDTYGFPLDLTELILKENGMTLDHAGFDTEMAAQKARARNAAAVETGDWVIVNEGEQQFVGYDCTDIDAYILRYRKITQKNKEYYQIIFDRTPFYGEMGGQVGDRGVMKYLDGETIDIFDTKRENGVTVHLTKELTTENYIQSAVRLIVDEEARQATSCNHTATHLLHEALREVLGSHVEQRGSYVSPEVLRFDFSHFQKLTPEEIEKVEKLANKAVRRAIPRDEHRCVPIDKAREMGAMALFGEKYGDEVRVIRYGSSIELCGGTHVENTGNIGMIKIISESSIAAGIRRIEAITGERVEEAINNVNNTMKEISAMFNNAPNLIQTLRKSIDENAELRRQAEEYFTERINNLTDKLLSSARVINGTKVVELTGIRLPEVAKGVAFAVRAKSPEHTVFIGTTVDPSGKPLLTVMITDDLVKDGLNASATVREAAKQIQGGGGGQPGFAQAGGKNKDGITSAYEKIKEILSL; translated from the coding sequence ATGCTTACTGCCAAAGAGATACGCGAGTCTTACAAAGACTTTTTCAGAAGCAAGGGACACACAATTGTTCCTTCCGCTCCTATGGTCATCAAGGATGATCCCACCCTTATGTTCACCAATGCCGGAATGAACCAGTTCAAGGACATCATACTCGGCAACAAAGCCGCCAAGCACACACGTGTGGCCGACTCGCAGAAGTGTCTGAGAGTTAGCGGCAAGCACAACGACCTTGAGGAGGTAGGAATGGACACATACCACCATACCATGTTTGAAATGCTCGGCAACTGGTCGTTCGGCGACTACTTCAAGAAAGAAGCCATCGACTGGGCATGGGAATATCTTGTGGATGTACTTGGTCTTGACCCCGCCAACCTCTACGCAACCGTATTCGAGGGTTCTGCCGAAGAAGGACTTAGCCGCGACGATGAAGCCGCCTCATATTGGGAAAAGCATCTGCCTGCCGACCATATCATCAATGGCAACAAGCATGACAACTTCTGGGAGATGGGCGACACAGGCCCGTGCGGCCCATGTTCGGAAATTCATATCGATCTCCGTTCCGACGAAGAGAAAGCCGCAATACCCGGCCGCGACCTTGTAAACCATGACCATCCTCAGGTAATCGAAATCTGGAATCTCGTATTCATGCAGTACAACCGCAAGGCCGACGGCACACTCGAGCCTCTGCCGGCGAAAGTAATTGATACCGGCATGGGATTCGAACGTCTATGCATGGCCCTCCAAGGGAAAAAAAGCAACTACGACACCGACGTATTCACCCCTCTGATTGACAAAATCGGCCAACTCGCAGGAATGGAATATGGCAAAGACGCAAAAGTCAACATAGCCATGCGTGTAATCGCCGACCACGTGCGCACAATCGCATTCTCCATCGCCGACTCCCAGTTGCCCGGCAACGCCAAAGCCGGTTATGTGATACGCCGCATCCTGCGCCGTGCCGTACGCTACGCCTACACATTCCTCGGACAGAAACAGGCGTTCATGTACCGTCTTGTCGACACCCTAATCGAAAGTATGGGCGAGGCATATCCCGAACTGCCCAAACAGCGCGAACTCATAATGCGTGTCATCAAGGAAGAAGAGGATGCATTCCTCCGCACTCTCGAAAATGGCATCCGCCTGCTCGACAACGCCATCGAACAGGCCCGCGCAAAAGGTTCGACCGAGATTTCCGGCAAGGAAGCATTCCAGCTCTATGACACCTACGGATTCCCGCTCGACCTTACCGAGCTCATCCTCAAGGAAAATGGCATGACACTTGACCACGCCGGATTCGACACCGAGATGGCCGCGCAGAAAGCGCGTGCCCGCAACGCAGCCGCTGTCGAGACCGGCGACTGGGTAATTGTAAACGAAGGCGAACAGCAATTCGTGGGATATGACTGCACCGACATTGATGCATACATCCTGCGATATCGCAAAATCACACAGAAAAACAAGGAGTATTACCAGATTATATTCGACCGCACCCCATTTTATGGAGAAATGGGCGGACAGGTAGGCGACCGCGGTGTAATGAAATACCTTGACGGTGAGACTATCGACATATTTGACACAAAACGCGAGAACGGCGTTACAGTGCATCTCACCAAGGAACTGACCACAGAGAACTATATACAATCAGCTGTCCGACTTATTGTCGACGAAGAAGCCCGTCAGGCCACGTCATGCAACCATACCGCAACCCACCTGCTACACGAAGCCCTGCGCGAAGTGCTCGGCTCACACGTAGAGCAGCGCGGCTCGTACGTATCGCCCGAAGTATTGCGCTTTGACTTCTCCCACTTCCAGAAACTCACCCCCGAGGAAATCGAGAAAGTCGAGAAACTTGCCAACAAAGCAGTGCGACGCGCAATTCCACGCGACGAACACCGTTGTGTGCCCATCGACAAGGCACGCGAAATGGGAGCGATGGCCCTTTTCGGCGAAAAATATGGCGACGAAGTGCGTGTAATCCGCTATGGGTCATCTATCGAGCTTTGCGGTGGCACACACGTAGAGAATACCGGCAATATCGGAATGATTAAAATCATCTCCGAAAGCAGCATCGCCGCAGGCATACGCCGTATCGAGGCAATCACAGGCGAACGCGTTGAGGAAGCAATCAACAACGTCAACAACACGATGAAGGAGATTTCGGCCATGTTCAACAATGCGCCCAACCTTATCCAGACTCTCCGCAAGTCTATCGATGAGAATGCCGAACTCCGCCGCCAAGCTGAGGAATACTTCACCGAACGCATCAACAATCTCACCGACAAGCTGTTATCGTCAGCACGTGTCATCAACGGCACTAAAGTCGTAGAACTGACAGGAATCCGTCTGCCGGAAGTAGCCAAGGGGGTGGCATTCGCCGTACGCGCCAAATCGCCGGAACACACAGTATTTATCGGCACCACCGTAGACCCTTCAGGCAAGCCGCTCCTCACTGTAATGATTACAGACGACCTTGTAAAGGACGGACTCAATGCATCAGCCACTGTACGCGAAGCCGCAAAGCAGATACAAGGAGGCGGTGGCGGTCAGCCCGGATTTGCCCAGGCAGGAGGCAAGAACAAGGACGGTATCACCTCGGCCTATGAGAAAATCAAGGAAATCCTCTCACTCTAA
- a CDS encoding M23 family metallopeptidase, with protein MSKKVYYRYNPATDGYERVYPTRAQELWGKARHVLFASMTCTVIVAAIYYMWETPREKILRKQNAALRERLDILGRRLDASAEVMDDIITRDDNFYRVMMGAPRLSASELDALTGTHDEYARIGTLSDAELISMLSRKMDLVEEQLAVQSRSFDELRRLASTNSDRIQHIPSIQPLRSESMKRMASGYGYRSDPVYGTSRFHEGLDFASDIGTPVYATARGRVVKAEWESGYGNMVEIDHGYDYVTRYAHLSKFNVRAGDVVGRGDVVGAVGNTGKSTGPHLHYEVRYKDTPQNPINYYFMDITPEEYNELIRMAENAGHVMD; from the coding sequence ATGAGTAAAAAAGTATATTACCGCTATAATCCGGCCACTGATGGCTACGAACGTGTATATCCTACTCGCGCACAAGAGCTGTGGGGGAAGGCGAGGCATGTTCTTTTTGCGAGTATGACATGTACGGTAATTGTTGCAGCCATATATTATATGTGGGAGACTCCGCGAGAAAAAATTCTTCGTAAGCAGAATGCTGCTCTCCGCGAGCGCCTTGATATACTTGGGCGCCGGCTGGACGCATCGGCGGAGGTGATGGACGATATCATAACGCGTGATGACAATTTCTATAGGGTGATGATGGGCGCTCCCCGCCTATCGGCTTCCGAGCTTGATGCTCTTACCGGCACTCATGATGAATATGCCCGCATCGGGACACTGTCGGATGCAGAGCTGATAAGTATGCTGTCGAGAAAGATGGATCTTGTCGAGGAGCAACTGGCCGTACAGTCGCGTTCGTTTGATGAGCTCCGGCGGCTTGCCTCGACCAATAGCGACCGTATACAGCATATTCCCTCGATACAGCCTCTTCGGTCGGAGTCCATGAAACGTATGGCTTCCGGTTATGGCTATAGAAGTGACCCCGTCTATGGTACCAGCCGGTTTCACGAAGGGCTCGACTTTGCTTCCGATATAGGAACTCCCGTCTATGCTACTGCGCGCGGGCGTGTAGTGAAGGCGGAGTGGGAGAGTGGTTATGGCAATATGGTAGAGATTGACCATGGCTATGACTATGTGACGCGCTATGCTCATTTAAGTAAGTTTAATGTAAGAGCCGGTGATGTGGTCGGGCGTGGCGATGTGGTCGGTGCTGTCGGTAATACAGGAAAGTCTACCGGACCCCATCTCCACTACGAGGTTCGCTACAAGGATACTCCTCAGAATCCTATAAATTATTATTTTATGGATATTACACCTGAGGAGTACAATGAACTTATACGTATGGCCGAGAATGCCGGGCATGTCATGGACTGA
- a CDS encoding MerR family transcriptional regulator, with protein MTDAVEKKYYTIREVSELLGLPLPTLRYWESRFTIIKPRRTSTGRRMYTSSDIEKIRMVYYLVRDKGLHLDAAQDHLRNNHTGVSRKSEAVARLKEIRCELQSMLDALNRLR; from the coding sequence ATGACTGACGCTGTTGAAAAAAAATACTATACGATACGTGAGGTTTCCGAGTTGCTTGGATTGCCTCTCCCTACGTTGCGTTACTGGGAGTCACGGTTTACAATCATAAAACCGCGCCGTACGTCGACAGGACGCAGGATGTACACGTCGTCGGATATCGAGAAGATACGTATGGTGTACTATCTGGTGCGCGACAAGGGGCTCCATCTGGATGCAGCGCAGGATCATCTGCGCAACAATCATACCGGAGTCAGCCGGAAGTCGGAGGCTGTGGCTCGTCTGAAGGAGATTCGGTGTGAGCTGCAGTCGATGCTTGACGCTCTCAACAGGCTTCGCTGA
- a CDS encoding 6-carboxytetrahydropterin synthase, with protein MYYISKRMEISGSHRLELSYPSKCENIHGHNWIVTVYCKARTLNADGMVCDFKHVKEKIHGVLDHKHINDILPFNPTAENIARWVVEQIPECYKAEVQESEGNVAMYVVDEDI; from the coding sequence ATGTATTATATCTCAAAACGCATGGAAATTTCAGGGTCGCACCGCCTTGAACTTTCTTATCCGAGTAAATGTGAGAATATCCACGGACATAACTGGATTGTGACCGTCTATTGCAAGGCGCGTACACTCAATGCCGATGGCATGGTCTGCGACTTCAAGCATGTCAAGGAAAAAATCCATGGCGTGCTTGACCATAAGCATATCAATGACATTCTGCCATTTAATCCGACTGCGGAGAATATCGCACGTTGGGTTGTGGAACAGATACCTGAGTGCTACAAGGCGGAAGTGCAGGAAAGTGAGGGTAATGTAGCCATGTATGTTGTAGATGAAGATATTTAG
- a CDS encoding 7-carboxy-7-deazaguanine synthase QueE, which yields MKIFSRGMKVKEIFYSLQGEGRFTGTAAVFLRLSGCNLKCPFCDTDHFDGTFMSHEDIMDELVKYPSRHLVITGGEPSLQLEPGFIDMLHEYGYFVQVETNGTHPLPQNVDWITCSPKSKNIVYDRVNELKVVFGSDAVGGNSLLEHLSISVEAEEYYLQPCDTGDKAVNVEILGRCVEYIKDNPVWRLSLQTHKLIDIP from the coding sequence ATGAAGATATTTAGCCGCGGAATGAAAGTAAAAGAGATATTCTATTCTTTGCAGGGTGAAGGTCGGTTTACCGGTACGGCTGCGGTCTTTTTGCGGCTGTCGGGATGCAATCTTAAATGTCCGTTCTGTGATACGGATCACTTCGACGGGACTTTTATGTCGCACGAGGACATAATGGACGAACTGGTGAAGTATCCGTCCCGCCATCTGGTTATCACCGGAGGCGAGCCTTCGTTGCAGCTTGAGCCGGGCTTCATCGATATGCTTCATGAATACGGATATTTTGTGCAGGTAGAGACCAACGGCACTCATCCGCTGCCACAAAATGTAGACTGGATTACATGTTCTCCAAAATCAAAGAATATCGTCTATGACAGAGTAAATGAACTGAAAGTGGTATTTGGCAGTGATGCGGTAGGAGGGAATTCCCTTTTAGAGCACTTATCCATTTCGGTTGAGGCTGAAGAATATTATCTCCAGCCTTGCGACACGGGGGATAAAGCGGTTAATGTGGAAATCCTTGGCAGATGTGTGGAGTATATAAAGGATAATCCTGTGTGGCGCCTGTCGTTGCAGACGCACAAGCTGATTGATATACCTTGA